TTCTTCCCTATCACTAAgacactatgtgaccttggacaagtccctttcttgctcctggcctcagtttcttcctttgtaaaaagaGGAGGTTGGATCAGATGACTGAGCTAATTGGACTAATGACTTCCTGGTGGGTAGGCAGACTATTTTCATGGTAGGCAGTCACAGACACAGAGGAGCTGACCTAGGAAAAGGTTCTTAGATCTGTGTATCTCCAAGTTCAACCCCTCAGAATCCAGTGTGACCCCCAGTGTCTTACCTTCTCAAGGTTCTAGATTTGCACAGTTACCCTGGACTGCTGGAGAAGTCCTTCCTCTTCCTATCCCAAGCCTTCCCTTTCTTTAAGGGTCTTGTCTACTCTCCTATCTGGGCACCACCCTACACATGGAGTTGTTCTACACTTGGAACTAGTTCCATTATTGACGGGAGAGAGCTGTGAATATTGAACAAGGACAACTCAAGGAAGAACTCACCTACTACAGCCAGGAATTTAGGAGGTGGCTGGAACAAATACAGCTGCAGCTAAAATCTCACCAATCCAAGGAGGTTATGGGGAGAGGACATGAATTTGGAGGGGTGGGGCAGATGGGACAAAGGAGACGAATTCGAGGAATGCAGATTCTTGGGTTCTAACCCCAGTTTAGCCACTGACAGCTATATGACCTTTCCTGGGTTCCATACCTCTCTAAGGAAGGGTACAGTTCTCATGGACaaggggaggggaggatgaaGGGAAATTTAACCTCTCAAGTTGTTTGGAGTCCACACCCACAGAACACAGCTGGCGTTTGTAGAGTTATAAAAGACTTTGAGATCTTAACTTGAAAGCAGTCCAAGACCACAGCTGACAGCTTCCTCCTCCCAATGAAGAGAGAATCCCAGACCCCACCCAGGGGCAAGGTGAGCGGGGAAGACAGACACTCCCTGTGGTTTCTGATCTCACCTATTTTTCAAAAACCTTGGTTGGGTGGGGCTTGGGAGAACCAAAGAGCCTGGCTATGTAGATGCAGGTCAGGATTCCAGACCCTTCATCTCTGTTCTCCTCCCTCCCAAGAGGAGGCAGGAGGGGCACGAGGTCATCCGATGGAAACACCAGGGCATCCACAAACATCCTCATCCAttgtttaaagcagtgattcccaaagtgggcgccactgccccctggtgggtgctgcagcaatccagatgagtggtgatggccacagatgcatttatctttcctattaattgctattaaaattttaaataaattaatttgcagggggctaagtaatattttttctggaaagggggcgggaggccaaaaaagtttgggaaccactgggttaaagCTTCGGGGTTCACCTCCTCTACCCCCTCAACTTCACCTTGTCTGATGCCCACAGCAGCCACACCCTTGGCTGGAATAGCCTGTCGGTGGGAGGAGAGAGTCAGTGGGAACAATTCAGATAGAAGAATCCTGCTTGGATTGCTTGATTTTCCCTCTTTGGATTATCCTTGTTTTCCTAAACTGGCAAAGCTATGGAGCAGTGGGGAGATGAGGGCAGGGGGACTGGTATCCATTTTCTTTGCTTCCAGAGAGCTCAAAGCACTTTATAGGTGTGATCTCACCGGTCTTGGCCCCGCCCCCTTGGGAAGGGATCCTGGTGTGGGTTACCATCATGTCTCATCTCTGAGGGTGGAGCCTTTTATGGACCTGagctcattctctttctctgggTCTCCTTGACCCAGGGGTGAGAAGACACTGATGAGTAATAGGAGCCTAGAGTTCCATCTAGGCTAGAGCTTAGAGGTCACCCAGGCATAAGATCCTAACTAGCTGGAAGGGATTTCTGAGCCCATTTGTCCAGCTCCCTCACTTTAGATGAGAGAGGAAAGTGGAGGCCCAAAGAGTTTGGGGGGCCGGGCCTGGAGTACTTCAAAGTGGCTTAACTCTAAAGCTGCAACACCACCTAGTCTGTtcgcctcattttacaaatggggagaCTGAGGTCTGAGGAGGTcaatgacttccccaaagtcacacaggaatagtatcagaggtgagatctgaaccTCAGGTCCCCTCCGTACAGATctagagttctttctctagaatgtCCTCAGAgggcaaactgaggctcagagaggctaaAGAACTTCCCCGGTGCTACCCAGCCTAGAGGATGAGGGGGCCAGTGAATCCTcagtgcatctttttttttttttttttttaaacccttgtacttcggtgtattgtctcataggtggaagattggtaagggtgggcaatgggggtcaagtgacttgcccagggtcacacagctgggaagagtctgaggccaggtttgaacccacgacctcctgtctctgggcctggctctcactccactgagctacccagctgcccccctgggtACATCTTTGATGGAGTCCCGGTCCCTGCcccctctgcctgcctcaaacCTCCCATGTTGGCTGTTTTACAAATAAGCCTCCTGAGAAGAGATGCTGGGGTTTCCGGCTCCCTAACCCAAAGTGGTCATGGATTAGGGTTGGGTCAAAAGGGCAGAGGAACAGCCTGGGGAGGTGGGAGCCAAGGATAGGAGATGGCCAGGGGCAGCGGGGAGCACGGAGGATGAggaccagagaggggaaggggtggggagaaTAGGGGGAAAGGGTTGACATCCAAAGCTGAGACTCCTTCAGGAAATGGAAGCAGAGGCGACAGTCCTGTCTGTGTGTCCTCGGTCCCCTCGCTGCTCTGTTCCAGCCTCCTCCAAAGATGTAGACACAGAGTCAGGAGCCGGATCCTGGCTCTGCTTTTTACAATGTACAGGGCGACTTGGGCAAGTAGCTGGCTCCtggagcctctgtttcctcagcagTAAAATGGGAGGAGGAGTCGGACTAGATGAGCTGAGGCTCCTGGTTCAAGTCCCCTTtctatgtgtccctgggaaagttcCAACCCTCTCTGGGCAATAGGGAGAGGtactctttggggggggggggtgtcacagATAGGGAGGGGGCAGCCTGGCCACATTCTGTTCCCTAGGACGCCCAGCCGAGCCCACAGCCAAGATCTATAGCAGGGCCTTTGCCAGGAGCCTGGGGGGTGGAAGGGAAGATTCTCTGGCCCCTTCCCCCAGCCTCTCAGCACCTTCCACTTTCCAGAAAGATGAGGGAAGGTTCGAGGTCTGGGGCAGGGCTCAGGCTTGTCCTCCCCAcccctgtctctccctccccaaggAATCCAAAGGGGAGGACGTGGTCCTGGGCCGGCCCCCTGCTCCCGCCCCACAGGCTTTCTGGCCCAGAGTAATTACCATTAATAGAGTCTTGAAACGTCTGCTAAAAATAACTGGCTCTGACTCTTTATAGCCGGGACCAGCCCAGCCCAGACACTCAGTCCCAGAGCTCCAGGGGAGAGTGGAAGCACTGAGGATCACTTGCCTGCTGCCGAGAATCCGACATGACCGAGAGACGAGTCCCCTTCACCTTCCTCCGAAGCTCCAGCTGGGACCCCTTCAAGGACTGGTACCCAATGGGCAGCCGGCTCTTCGACCAGTCCTTCGGGCTCCCCCGCCTGCCAGAAGAGTGGTGCCAGTGGCCCAGCCACACCAGCTGGCCGGGCTATGTCCGGATGCTGCCCAGCCCTCTGGCGGAGCAGCTTCCCGCTGCTGCTGCCCCCCTGGTGCCCCCACCCACCGCTGGCCAGGCCTACGGCCGGACACTCAGCCGCCAGCTGAGCCGAGGGATATCGGAGATCCAGCACACAGCTGACCGCTGGAAGGTAACCCTCGATGTCAACCACTTTGCCCCCGAGGAGCTGACCGTCAAGACCAAGGATGGCGTGGTGGAGATCACCGGTGAGTAGGTGCCCAGCCCCCTTCCCCTGTTCCCCCATCTCGCCCCTGGACCGTACTGCCTGTCCAGTGGGCCCAGTTCAGGGCTGGGGGGTCGGGAGGAGGGGAATAGCTCTGGCTATGGgctgaaaggaagggagaagggaagggaggctTGGAGAAGGGGGCAAGAGGCTGCCACCTGCCCTTGTTCGTCCTGGGTTGGGTGGGGCATGAGTGACTGGGGCTGGGGGCAGTGCCAATACCCCAGACCCTGGGCCAGGGGCGCTCCTCCTGGGGCAGGAGGCGATGGGTTAATGAAGGGGCCTTAGCCGGAGGCCCCTCCCAGCATCCTTCCCTCCTACCTTCATCCTGAAAGAATCTGGCACATGCTGTTCTCTCTCCTAGCCTGGACTTGCAGCCAGAGAACATGTTTATTTGCTGCTGCacttggggaaggaaggaaattagatGGGCCTTGGCTCAGAAGCCTTTGCCTACATTCACCCCCCAAGTGCCAGGCCCAAACCCCACCCCCAGCACCAGGGCTGGGCCGGACCCCAATTCCTTCTGCAGATTTCATCCCTGCCCCGCTAACCTTTAGCCAATTAGTCACagacttattaaatgcctactgtgcgCTACACACTGGGGCTACCAGGAAAGGCAAAAGCACCCCTTTGCCTTTGCTCCCAAGCACCTGCCTCCCTCTGGAACTTCTGATCCGGACTCTGCTCAGGGTCACGGACCCCAGGGAAGCTCCCATCCCCAGCTCTAGCCTGTTGGCCCTTCCATCACCGACAGGGTCAGAGAAACCTTCAGACCCCGCTTCAAGAGTCTCCCTTGCATTTGCACTCTGGACGTGGCCACACACCCCCCCTAGCCCTTCAGGACTGTGGCTTCAGGGGCAGTGAATGGAGAGGTGCCTCCCCCAACCCTTTCCGCCAAGAGAAGGGAATCCCCAAAGGGTTATGGAAAACCACTGGGTCTTCAGccaaaggtcctgagttcaaaagttCGGTCTTTGTTGTGTCAGCTTGAGAAgagtcatttcctttccttgggcTTCGATTTCCTCTTCTACTGAatgatggtctctaaggtccgcAGGCCTGTGACCCTGTGAAAGAAAAGCGGGAGGGGAGGATGGATGGGATTACTGTGTGTCTCCCAGAGTCCCCGGAGCCTCCATTTgtttctctcccacctccccagGCAAACATGAGGAGAGACAAGACGAGCACGGATTCATCTCCAGATGTTTCACTAGGAAATATTCGTGAGTATGGAGAGAGCGAGCGGGTCCCCAGGGAGAGAAGGGCTCCCCTTTATTCTTCCCTGTGCCTACTTCCTCCTCTCACACCCattccaccacacacacacacacacacacacacacacacacacacacacacacacactccagaaTGATGTCAGGGTCTGGTGGCAATTGTCTGGGGCTTAATAAGTCCGTGTGTGTTGGCCCAACCCTTTGGTCTCCTGCACAGGGAGAAGGAAGTCTGCTTCTTGATCCAGAATTAGAGAGAAAGCCTCCGCCTGAACTtagaagtcagaaaaacctgagttcaaatcccacttgtgCCACTttttagctgcgtgaccctggaaaagttacttGAGTCTCATGATCTCTGCGGTCCCTTTCAACTGTAAAGCTATGATCCATGTGAGACTAGATGGGTCCTGGTGATGGGAACGGAGACTCGGTTGCCAGGGATGAAGGCTTACTATTGGTGATAGGACTCAATGCTGGGGATGAGGACTTAGAAACAATAACCAcgcccccccccacccacccacccacccaaaaaGTGCTCCATCTACTAAGAGTCTAGAGAGGCACTGTGTCCCActggacagaaagccaggcttgAGCCAGGAAGACAGGGGTTCAAAAACATCctggctgtgggatcctgggtaagtcacttcatctctctgtcctagggcaattctctaaaactttaaaattcaGAGAAGGGCTTGGTCTGCATTATTAGAAGGTATTTCTTCCCCCTAGAaattcctataccaatgaaatcacaggtccattccCTGCGCCGACATTAAGAatctgggtggggggggggggggtgcagctgggtagctcagtggagtgagagccaggcctagagatgggaggtcctgggttcaaatccggcctcagacacttcccagttgtgtgaccctgggcgagtcacttgacccgcattgcctacccttaccaatcttccacctataagtcaatacacagaagttaagggtttaaaattaaaaaaaaaaatctatggggacaggtgggtagctcagtggatggagagtcaggcctagagacggaggtcccaggttcaaatacggcctcagacacttcccagctgtgtgaccctgggcaagtcacttgacccccatggcccacccttaccattcttccacctaggagccaatacacagaagttaagggtttaaaaaaaaaaaaaagagtctatggCTGGAGGTaactgggtggctcactggattgagagcttGACCTGGAGAGAGGAATTcttaggtacaaatctggcctcagacccttcctagttgtgtgatcctgggcaagtcacttacccccattgcctagccctcatcactcttctgccttaaagccaggacttagtatcatttctaagatagagCCAGTA
The window above is part of the Gracilinanus agilis isolate LMUSP501 chromosome 4, AgileGrace, whole genome shotgun sequence genome. Proteins encoded here:
- the HSPB1 gene encoding heat shock protein beta-1, with amino-acid sequence MTERRVPFTFLRSSSWDPFKDWYPMGSRLFDQSFGLPRLPEEWCQWPSHTSWPGYVRMLPSPLAEQLPAAAAPLVPPPTAGQAYGRTLSRQLSRGISEIQHTADRWKVTLDVNHFAPEELTVKTKDGVVEITGKHEERQDEHGFISRCFTRKYSLPPGVDPTLVVSSLSPDGTLSVEAPLPKPAIQSAEVTIPVTFESRAEIGGAEAKKPGEAASK